The nucleotide sequence tatttttttcccattaaaagaggtgtctaaaagtatgcaacaacaTATATATAACATATGTTCCTttttcattgcatacttttagatacATTTATAAGTGATTTCAATACAATTAAAGTCTATTTAATAACAgtttcatttaaaaaatgtattctaTCTGTACCAAAATAATATTCAGGTCATTTGTGCATCATCATATACTATTCTACTTTTGTGGTGACTTTAAAGATATCTCGGTGGCAGAATTTCACTTCAAGACATCGGAAGCCATTTTTAATTACCTTTCCTGGGGAGTTACCACCACAAGTTCATTTCTGAATTTCTAATGGTACTATTCTCTCCGTGTAGCTTATCAGGCAGCAACAGAAACAGTCTTTACAGAGTGTGTGTATAGCTTAGCAACAATGTGACCGCCCCAAAGCGAAGGAAAGCGTGCAACAATTTGGAGAATCCTGCCCCTTTGGCGGCGCAGCTGTTTCGTGTGCGGCCGCAACCTTAGAAACTTTCTAACGAGCATTTCGCAGCGCCACCCTCTGCGATCTGGCCCCCCTTGGCCGACGCCCCATTTTGGCCTTTGTTGTTGCACGCCTTCGGCTGCCGGCTGGCGGgctgttattgttattgtttctTGCTGGCAAACAACATGTGCGGTTGTCATAAATTTAACGCCAAAAGAGCATTTTAAGCAGTCAGCCAAAGACCGCCTGGCAGGGGACTAAGTCTTCTAATTACTCCGAGGGAAAACTTTTGGCCCAAAACCCCCTGATtcatgtgtgtgtgcgtgcatCTCCTCGTGGAAACTTTGACGAGTCGCCCACCGGAAGTGCAAAATGGGAAATGCAAAATgcgaaatgaaaatggaaaatgcaaCCGCCTGCGTGCAAAGtatttccatatttaaatTCGTGCGTTCGAATATTTGAAACGGCAACTGGCAAACGGCAAAtggaaattatttatttaattaaatattaaaaaacgtGCTGTGGCCATCTTTTATTGCATTAGTCGCCATGAGCTGGGCCCGCTGGGGGCCCTGGGTTCCCTGGGTTCGCTGTCTGTAAAATGTGGTGCACATATCTATCtgatttattcaatttttcCCCCATTATATGGCAgggtattttgtttttattctcgCACGCTCACCGAGCTTCTGGTCCCGGCACAAGAAACTTAATTACGGTTGAGCGATGTCGCAAGAGCctgattaaattaaaatgaatatgAATTGCATTCACATTCACATTCACAGGCGCACTCACATCCACATTCACGGCGCCTGTAAATAGGCAACAAAGCGATTCAGTGGGCGACAGGTGAGTGACACATTTCACACTGGGATTGAATTAATCGAAACATGGGGTCTTTTAATCGAAAGCTCATCTGGACTGCCCGGCGATTACCCTAGATTTCTGTGTTCCCTTGGCAGCAAATTAAACCATATTTTCGCAgcgaataaaatgcagactccAAAGATATATGAGTAACCACAGCCGGCGGGGGCAGCCttggaaattaaaattaaaattccatTGATTAGAAAATTGTAAATGCATGGAATTTTAGGATATCGCTGTGTGGCGATCTTTCGATTTGCATAATTGCGAACCAAACCGTCGCAACGCACCGAAAATCTGAGCCACAACAGCTGCAATGGCCGGTGGATTGGGCGATTTTGGTGGATTGTGGGTGGTGCAGATGCTTATCGGGGTGTAACTTTGCACCGACCCAGTGCCCACTGCCCATAAATATCAAAAATTCTAACACATGGGTGGGTTGCAAGGGGGGTTTCGGGTTGGTTTCGGGTTGACTTGCCTGCAGGTGTGGGAACCCGCGAACCTGTTCGCTTTTTGCATCCTGGCAGGGgactttttaattaaaataaaaacgaacAGCAAGGGGCAGCAATGGAAATGCCACATAATTGTCGAATTGTTGCCACTTGCCACGCGTGGTGCCTGtccggtgggcggtgggcggtgggcgtggccggcTGGAATGACCGTTTGCTgattaacaaaaataaattgtgaGCGGGACTTTGGCATAACAATTACTCCGCCACATATGCGGGGCATATATACCGATGGACATTTTCATAAAACTTCTCGTTCTCCGTCTGCGTGTCTGCGCTTTTTGTTTGCGGATGTTTTCGCTCAGCTTGTAAATATTTAGCTGCCATCCGCTGCGATGTGTGTTCGCCGACGCCTAGCTGCACCATTTTTGCCCTTTAACCTCAAAAGCAAAAAATTCATTTCGGATCCAGCTAAAATCCGGTCTGAACGAGCGCCAGCAGCCAGCCAATGACCACTTGTAGCCCTCAGCGGGCAGTCCCACAGTCGTTTTCGATGACCAGGAATCGGCGAAAATAGAAGGGGTGTATTGGAATTTGGGATGGGTTTCGGGACAATATGATCGGTTGTatttgaaaaacaaaaaaaaaccttgTTAACTTTTTAGCATAGTTTTGTGTTTCATTACAAAACAGgatacaatttaaaaaaatttccatTTCAAATTTGCCACAATTAATAGTTTATTGTAAAGTTCCTATTTCTCtgcatatttaatttttgattacCCATTTGATATCTTTACAAAGATCAGCTAACGCAATGGAAAATTTTATCATATCATAGATTTATGCTAAGCATTTCTTTTAATCATCTTGAGAAAGTAGGGTGTATACTATGATTATTAACTCTCGCTGCAATTTTTCACCTTAAAGATATATTTGCAGTATTTTTTAAGAGATCCTGATGAAAATATCCTAAGAAGGGGTATCTTTTTCTCCGCAGAGTATGGTTTCGAATTCTCCGAGAGGCAGGGACGGACTAATAGAAAGTAAGCAAGCAAAAAAGTCAAAATCATGCCTTTGCTCATGTTTTATGTGGGATATTCCGTTGTGTTCTGCTGGGCTGCTTTTAATTgctttacatttttgtttattttgttgaCGCTGTCCCTGCAATTCCGTGGATATATGTAcatgtgtgcgagtgtgtctGTCCCTGTCTGTGTTTGCGGGCTGTAATGAAGACCGTGTCGGTCTGCATATTAACTGGCACACTTGCAGCATTTTTAAATGCATACTACAACGCCCAACCACCCACTGAACCACCTCCCACATAccaccacccaaccacccaccaaACTCCAGCCCTAAGCATTTTAGGGCCGTAGTTGAACAGCGAAAACAGAGACGAGCCATGGGTATGGGGCTTTTCCGGGGGGAGAAAGGGGATTGTGGCTGTGCGGCAAGTAAATTTGCGCACGGCTTTCATTGTCTGTCATAAGCATAAATGgttattaatattaaagttCATAACGGGCAATGTTAACTGCTCATTTAACGGGGCCATGCTTCTGGCCACTTTATTTTTGCCTGACTGCCCTCCGGTCCGGGCCACGCCCCCAACCGACCCGACCGCCCCCTGTTCATTGATATGTTGGCAGTTGTTTACACATTAACAGCCCGCTGTGTACCACAGCCAGGGCCATTTCCAACCAGTTAACGAAAGAGGCCATTCGAGCCTTATTAAGTCACTAAAAATGCATCGGCAGTGCAGTTGGCCAATGAGGTACGTCAAGGTTTAAGGCTTAATATGATCTTTTTTAATGAGATTCCCGTTTGTATCCAATATTTTCCATTACAGGACCCAGTGTGGtgtattaaatcaaattaggCAAATGTCGCGTTGATTCAACCCCTCTCCCATAACGATTCGGTGACCCCAAACAAACTGCAATCAGTGCGCGACCTGAACCCAAATTAATTTAAGACTTAAGCcgatttttatgaattttataTGCAACGCAAATTAATTCGATATATGTAaacaaatgaatgaaaaacTGAGAATGTGTTAAAAGCGAATAATAAATTAACTATATACCAACATATAAATGTGGCTCGCTGGCgttgtaaattattttttgaatgCACAGCAATTAAGTAAAGTCAGGCGGGCAAACATGAAACGGAAATCCCAACATGTTGTGCGTGTCTCCCTGTCCGATTTTCCGCGGAAAAGGCAACCAGGTGTGAGATATATAATCGAAATGGAATGGATAGGCGTAATCACGGCGCGTTAACAGGAATTATGTACTCAGAAATGGATTTATAGCtggttaaaatgtttattgggAGACGGAATGATCATCCTAAAAGTATTATGAACGATTGTTTTACTCACTTATGGCGGAAAACCAGTTCATTTAAGGATAAGgacatttcatatttttatcaTTATGTAAGTACTTAAAAAACCGTTAAGGTAATCCGAATTTGAAACATACATTTAATTATACTTACCATTTCATTGAAGTACCattaaatcttttttaatCCAATTTATTAACTCTGGGCGGAATCtttttattgtcttttttTCCCTAGGCactctatatttttttaaatgtttcacCAAGCCATTAAAATGAATAttcaaatgaaattaaatattcaaGTTACAAGaaaaaattatgcaaattaaGTTATTTATTATGGTCAATGTGTTTGTTGACAAACTTTAACGAAGCAATTACAGGTAGTACTTAACCGAGAGCATACTATTCTAATTATATTTACGATTGGGAAGAGTTTGGGAAGACGCGTGTTCTTTTGGCGTGTTCTAATCTACTACTTAAATACAGTATTTACATTGGTGGTGTCTTACTAATGGTAGGCATTCTTATAAGGGCTCAGGCACTGAGATCTTTGGGCATTGAATCGCTGACTTTTCCAGGTGGGCGCTCTTATTATATCTAATGCTAAGGTTAAACTTAAGTTAAATGAACTGGGGGAAGTCCAGCATGTCGAAGCTATTGTCGAACTCTGGCTGCAAGTGGAAATTAGCCGGAGGCTGCGGGCTTTTCGCAGGCGGCTCGTAGACATCCGCCAGATATTTGGTCACGTACTCGAAGGACACAAACTCACTCAAGTGGCACTTGCTGTCGCCATTGGCCTGGTTATTATGGTTATTGTTGGCCAGGCTAATTCCATTACCAGATGACGGGCCCGAAGGCTTCGCCGTCGTCAGCAATTGCTCCAGTTCGCTTAATTGATTAATATTCCCATTGTAATGGccgttgctgttgttgttgttattgttgttgctgctccCGCTAAGCACATCCGTTTCCGGTGCGGGCGCCATGTTGCCGCCATATGTTGCAGTTGCCGTTGCGGTTGCTGCAACTGCTGCTGCAGGAGCAGGACCATCTCCACTCTGATTGTGCTCAATGATGACAATGCAATTTGACAACTCATTAAAGTTCATTGAATTGTTATTAGCTGCAACACCGGTGGTGCCGCAATTGTTGCGGTTAGATGTCCCTGCCCCTGTTGTCCTGTCGTTTTCGGGCTGCAGCAACGCCTCGCTGCAACTATTGCTGCGGTGTTGTCGCTGATCCCCCGAAGCCGATccccctgccacgcccccctcGGAGTGACGGCGGGTCTTGGCCGCCTTCCTGGGTCCGGCGGGCGGAATGGAGGCGCCGCCGGCAGATTTGCGGCGCAGCTGGCCGTTGGCGTTGCGCAGCGCGTGGTTCTTGACATGTTTGCGGAGGCTGGAGGGATCCGTGTAGCGCTTCGTGCATCCCGGCAGCTGGCAGGCATACGGTTTCTGTTCCAATAGAGCGAGAATTGGTAGAGCGTTGCGTTAGTACTTGTATTTGCCTCCGCTTCGAATTCGCATTCGAATCGAACCGCAGCGGCAGCTCAGTGCTACAATGCCGCCGCCGCCTAAAACTATGCAATTGATTTCTCCCATTCGCCCTGCAGGTCCTTCTAACTCACTCACACGCACAcataacacacacacacaccctcACATGGCACACACCCACACTCTCACACACCCGCTAACAGATGGGCCAGCGTATTTGCCAAGTCAAATCGTTTTGAAATGTCATGCTGCATTTTGTTTATTCTGCCCAGGCAAAAGCCGCGGGTCGAAAGCGACAACAGCAATGGCagtgcactgggaaaaaattTTTCTATTAATTTAGGAAGCTTGCAATTGCCTTGGAAACCTGACATACCTAACATGCATGAGTCAAGGATAATATAGTCCCTTAATAGATAGAAATACGGCCTTAATTATAGAAACtgctaaacttttttttacttcttttTTGATTTATAGAAGTTTAAACTGTGCTGTACATTATTATCAAACGCCTAATGAAACTATAagctttataaaaaatatttgaacttcattgtaaaattaaaaaatattattaactttatttttattttaagaatccccaaaaattttagagtttttttaagttttaatgTGTTTAACAAATACACAACAACatatgattttatttaaagttattttatttccatttAAAATGATTCATGGTACTCAGatgttgaaaaataaaattttaagattTCCGAAAATTCAGAATTCTAAAGttatatttcatttattttagaCTCAAAATTCCTAGTAACCTAACTAGAATAAGTGATGACTGAGACCTGCACGCAAAAATGTAATCGTTTCCAAGTATAAggaaaatataacattttctTTAGATTTAATTTTAGCAATGATGTCATTTTTCGCTTCCTGAGAACTAGCTTGGTGACAATACTTGGAACACCTGTTTTTTCGAGTGTGCCCCTGGCATTGGCAGCCGCGCCAAACCAGCACACATTGTGTCCTTTTGTGATCCTGATTGGCTGCCCTGCCCCTTCAGCTAGGCAACGAAAGTAACTCGTTTAGTTTATTCGATTtgcctgctgctgttgttgctgctgttgccgttgttgctgttgcttctGCCATTGCTGCTGGCTGAATCGGTGGCCTTTTCAGCTGGTTTTGACCTTTTTTCCGGTTGTCGTACGCGCTGACGCGGCTGCTGATGCCCCGCCCCTCCCCAATATCCCTGCGCCGATTCCTAGTGCGATTCCTATTCCAGCTGCTGTTACTTTGGCCATCGGGCCCGCTCTCACAGATACAAACTATAAATCACTCAGGCAGCGAAATGCGAAATGTGCACATGTCATGctggcagcagcaacagtgGCTCCTTTCTagtttttctttctttctctCTTTTTTAGCAGCCAGAGTGGCCGCTTAGAGCCTTGGCGTCCATTAAATCTTAAAGCCGCTCTTCGGAAAACCCCAGCTGCATCTTCTGCAGCCGCGAGCTCTTCAATTTCCTTTTGACACGCACTGCAAATTGCTGGGACCCATGGAAACCACCCAAACCCACACCGCCCACAACCCCACTCATATGCATATAGGAGTTATATGGCGAGACTCACCGTATCGTAGTGGGTCCTTTGATGTTTCGCCCGATCCGAGCTATTGCTGAACGCTTTGAGGCAACCTTTATACTGGCAGCCATAAGGTCGCTCGCCCGTGTGCGAGCGTTgatgaattttcaaattttccaAACGCGAGAATGCTTTATTGCAGCCGGGAAACTGTaatggaaaaacaaaaaagaaaggTGTCATCGAGAATTGCAATTACcatggggggggggggggtggtTATTGGGGATGAAGAAGGCTGCAAGGAATGGCGAAAGGGTAAAGGAACGAGAAGAAGTGCTGGAAGGACGCATAAAATTGTGACGATGATGCTGttactgttgctgctgctgcccgCAGGTGTCGCAGGCAACCCATCCCATTTGACCGCATACGATACCATTCCATCCCATCCCCTACCATCCCCACCTGAAATGGGAAAATTACGTTTTTgcaacagaaacagaaacatgTGTAATGGCAAAAGGCAGCAGTGGGCCAAGTTGATGATGGCCGAGCCTTTTCGATCGCAAAAAAAGCAGGCAAGAATCCATCAATTACtcaaaaatcaaaatgaaAGAGCATGGCAAAAGGGCGGTTCATGGGATGGGTTGGCGATGAGATGGGATGGGATAGGATGGGATAGAAGATATAGCGAGTGTTCGCCCTAATAACATTACCAGCAACTCTATTTCAAGTGGACTTCGCAGCTCTCGCCCTGTCAATTCCTGTGATTGCCCTGCGCCGCACAATTCATCATCCCAGCGATGGCGCATCAAATGTCAACACGTGCATGATACAAACAAAAAGGAGACTGAAACGCACAAAATGGGTTTCCTAGCTGAAAAATCTTGTTTGGACGCATAAACAAATGCGCCAGCTGGGCCagaaaaatcacaaaaaatgATCCCAATCTATTgtttgattttgaaaaatgatATTCTATGAGGGATTGGGAAGGTTAGTAAACACATAGGAAACATATCTAAATTGGGAAACCACAAAGCCAAGTTAAGTTAAGGGAAAACTAAATCTATTTTTTAGAAACTATGAGATAAGTTCGGTAAACTAGGATGAagtctaaaaatatttagttttttCGATAGGTTGGTAAACAGAGAGGAACTATATCTAAATTGAGGAACTACTGAGCCAAACGAATGTTATCCTTATCCACATCCTCAGAAGAAAGGAATTTTTCTCATATCTGactttattatacccgttactcgtagagtaaaagggtatactagattcgtcggaaagtatgtaacaggcagaaggaagcgtttccgaccccataaagtatatatattcttgatcaggatcactagccgagtcgatctagccatgtccgtctgtccgtctgtccgtctgtccgtctgtccgtctgtccgtctgtccgtctgtccgtctgaccgtctgtccgtctgtccgtctgtccgtctgtctgtccggatgaacgctgagatctcggaaactatgagagttaggctattgagatttggcgtacagattcctgagcttcttacgcagcgcaagtttgtttcagtagactgccacgcccactctaacgcccacaaaccgcccaaaactgaaactcctacagttttgatgctagatagaaaattttaactgaaatgtattgttctcatcaatacctatcgattgacctaaaaaaaagtttgccacgcccactttaacgcccacaaaccgcgaaaacctgtgacgcccacaatttggatgctagatgaaaaattttaactgaaatgtattggtgtcgtcaatacctatcgattgatccaaaaataaatttgccacgcccactctaacgcccataacgcttaaatctgtctaccgccggtaggtggcgcattttaatttcgctttgctgcttgcatatctccatttccctttgagtaacgggtatctgatagtcgaggtactcgactatagcgttcttccttgttttaagaTCTAAATCGTATCCTTACCGGGCATTTGTTGGGCTTCTCGCCGCTGTGGACTCGCATGTGGATGAGCAGCTTGTAGCGGGCATTGAAGGGCTTGTAGCGCCTGGGGCAGTCCAGCCAGAAGCAGGAGAAGTCCTCTCCCTTCCGTACGTCCACGTGGCACTTCTCGATGTGCTCCACGAAGGCCTGTTGGTGGGGGAACTCCTCGTCGCATCCGGTCCAGCGGCAGATGAGGGGAATGGCTTCCGTCTCCGCCCCTTCCGTCTCATGATCGCAGCAGGTGGAATCCGGCTTGGGATCACTTTCCGTCGGCGGGGCAAACACCTCGTTGTCCaggtcctcctcctcctcgttgtAGTTCTCATCATCCTCGCTGTCTACGTTCTGGATCTCCTCGGCCTTGATGAACTCATCCGCCAAGTAGTTGCAGCTCTGCGGTTGCATTTTCGGTTCCTGTTGCTGCAgatcctgctgctgctgctgctgcaattGATGCTGATAGAACTGCTGCTGCTCTCCGAGCATAAGTTCATCCAGTTCATCAATGGTCCAGATGGCCTTGTGCTCACGATTGGGCTTCTCGATGGCCTGGGCCATGTTATTTTGGTAGTTCTCGGAGGCATACGCCGATCCCTGGTAGAGATTCGCGTAATCCTCGTAGTTGCTGGCGCACATGGGAATGCATTTGGGGGTGCCGAAGGTGGAGTTCATCGACGGGAGTTTGGTGGGCGAGGCCTCCTCTTTGAcccgctgctgctcctcctcctcgaaCACATTGCACAACTTTGGCGAGGCGCCACTCGATGTGGCGCCACTTGCCGCCTGAATCTCGCCGAGATTGAAGTTCAGCCAGGCGTCCAAGTGCGGTGATGAGCATGGTGATTGGTTTTTCGATTGGCAATTAATCTCGTCATAATTAAAGTAATCGATATCCAGATTAATGGAGTCATTCGCCGGCTGCACGGGATACTGGCTGTTCTGGGCACTGCAGGGTGTGTAGGGTGTATAGGGGGTGTAAGGGGTGTAGGGAGTCTGCGGCGGCTGGAGCAGACCCGGCAGCTCCGATTCCCCAGTTAGTCGCGCTATATCCTCCGGCTCAAAGCGAAAGATATCCTCGCGATTCAGCTGTGTGTACTGTCCCTGTTGATAGGGCATCCCTGTGTTTCCCGCCGCCGCACAGACTATATCATCCTGATCCGAGTCCTGCTGCTGATCCTGGCCAGCATAGTTGTGGCAGTCGCTAAACACCGAGTTCGGGGTCTCGGCGGCAAAGCAGAGGTGCGAGAAGTCCGGAAACTGCAGTTCACTGGAGGCGAAGTTTCCGCCCACCGACTCCACCACCTTGGCCGGCACCCGGAAAATGTCCCGCTCCCTGCTGCCAACCGAAATATTGGCACTCAGTGGGGGCGACATGAAGCCGGCGTAGCAACTGGCCGCCTCCTTGCCCGAAATCTCCGACGTCTTGACGTACATGCCGCCACTTTGGCTGGTCTTCAGCGTGGATGACATACTATATTCTATGGTGATTTGCTGCTGTCCGTTCTTCTTGGCCGGCCGCTTTCACTTTCGCATTTCCGGCAGTTGTCTGGGAAGGTTGccaataatttttttgtttcttgtATATTTTCCTACGGCCACCGAGCGCGGGAAATCCCAGGGAAATCGAACACTAACGCACACACGTAAATCCGAGAGTCTTCTTCTAGTTTTTCTAGCTCAACACTTGCGATGTTCACGCCACCGCGATCTGGCTGACAATAAACCGGAGAGCTGCTGGGGCACGATATTTAAATGCCCGGAACGGGATGTTCTACGGGAtcgggaatgggaatgggaatgggtaTGCCTGTGGTAAGGGGAAAAAGAACGTGGAGCGTTGGATCCTGCCTCTGCCGCAGTCGACGCACAGCGCAGATCGCTTTTCCTGCCTTTGGCACGCACACATGTGCTACCGCCGCTGCCTCAGTCGACGTCGGCGTCCCTCCACCTTACCCTTGCCCTC is from Drosophila suzukii chromosome 3, CBGP_Dsuzu_IsoJpt1.0, whole genome shotgun sequence and encodes:
- the lmd gene encoding uncharacterized protein lmd, translated to MSSTLKTSQSGGMYVKTSEISGKEAASCYAGFMSPPLSANISVGSRERDIFRVPAKVVESVGGNFASSELQFPDFSHLCFAAETPNSVFSDCHNYAGQDQQQDSDQDDIVCAAAGNTGMPYQQGQYTQLNREDIFRFEPEDIARLTGESELPGLLQPPQTPYTPYTPYTPYTPCSAQNSQYPVQPANDSINLDIDYFNYDEINCQSKNQSPCSSPHLDAWLNFNLGEIQAASGATSSGASPKLCNVFEEEEQQRVKEEASPTKLPSMNSTFGTPKCIPMCASNYEDYANLYQGSAYASENYQNNMAQAIEKPNREHKAIWTIDELDELMLGEQQQFYQHQLQQQQQQDLQQQEPKMQPQSCNYLADEFIKAEEIQNVDSEDDENYNEEEEDLDNEVFAPPTESDPKPDSTCCDHETEGAETEAIPLICRWTGCDEEFPHQQAFVEHIEKCHVDVRKGEDFSCFWLDCPRRYKPFNARYKLLIHMRVHSGEKPNKCPFPGCNKAFSRLENLKIHQRSHTGERPYGCQYKGCLKAFSNSSDRAKHQRTHYDTKPYACQLPGCTKRYTDPSSLRKHVKNHALRNANGQLRRKSAGGASIPPAGPRKAAKTRRHSEGGVAGGSASGDQRQHRSNSCSEALLQPENDRTTGAGTSNRNNCGTTGVAANNNSMNFNELSNCIVIIEHNQSGDGPAPAAAVAATATATATYGGNMAPAPETDVLSGSSNNNNNNNSNGHYNGNINQLSELEQLLTTAKPSGPSSGNGISLANNNHNNQANGDSKCHLSEFVSFEYVTKYLADVYEPPAKSPQPPANFHLQPEFDNSFDMLDFPQFI